One window of Chamaesiphon minutus PCC 6605 genomic DNA carries:
- the dapB gene encoding 4-hydroxy-tetrahydrodipicolinate reductase, translating to MSSQSPIPVVVNGAGGKMGLEVIKAVANAQDMVLLGAIDRNPKIQGEDIGELAGCGALEVPVMNDIQAILAMASQEKQTAVMVDFTHPDSIYENVRTAIAYGVRPVVGTTGLSPQQIQELADFADKASTGCLIIPNFSIGVILMQQAAIQAAKFFEHVEIIELHHNQKADAPSGTAIQTAQLLGELGKTFNPPSVTESEKISGARGCIADENIRIHSVRLPGYIAHQEIIFGAPGEIYLLRHDTTNRSCYMPGVLLAIRKILGLKSLVYGLEKIL from the coding sequence ATGAGTAGCCAATCGCCAATCCCTGTCGTCGTCAATGGTGCGGGGGGGAAAATGGGGCTAGAAGTCATTAAAGCAGTGGCTAATGCCCAAGATATGGTGCTGCTGGGCGCGATCGATCGCAATCCCAAAATTCAGGGTGAGGATATCGGCGAACTCGCAGGCTGTGGAGCCTTAGAAGTGCCCGTAATGAACGATATCCAAGCAATCCTAGCAATGGCATCGCAAGAAAAACAAACCGCCGTGATGGTCGATTTTACCCATCCTGACAGTATCTATGAAAACGTGCGAACGGCGATCGCCTATGGCGTGCGTCCGGTTGTTGGGACTACCGGATTGAGTCCCCAACAAATTCAGGAATTAGCCGACTTTGCCGATAAAGCTAGTACTGGCTGTCTGATTATCCCCAACTTCTCGATCGGGGTAATCTTAATGCAGCAAGCCGCCATTCAAGCTGCCAAATTTTTCGAGCACGTCGAAATTATCGAACTCCACCACAATCAAAAAGCTGATGCCCCTAGCGGTACCGCAATCCAAACCGCGCAACTGCTAGGCGAACTCGGCAAGACATTCAATCCTCCGAGCGTCACTGAATCTGAAAAAATTAGTGGGGCTAGAGGTTGCATCGCTGATGAAAATATTCGCATCCATAGCGTCCGACTTCCCGGCTACATCGCCCATCAAGAAATTATCTTCGGCGCACCTGGCGAGATCTACTTACTTCGCCACGATACCACCAATCGATCGTGCTATATGCCTGGAGTCCTCCTCGCTATTCGCAAGATTTTAGGACTAAAATCGCTAGTATATGGATTGGAAAAGATATTGTAG
- a CDS encoding ATP-grasp domain-containing protein → MKVYILKDKYGEFANPNCAIAYDGFRQMGWEIVPFRQSDNPLLPDLMPDDVVVGFIETVQTALLKLKLTLPDAVNYPDELADFLGRKVWQSRINYIAKHPELWGVFIKPVTSPKKFKGRLLSSPKDLISCGDEFEDTEIWCSESVKFLAEWRCFVRYGEILGVKSYAGDWRVHFDPQVIEKAIAAYTSAPAGYAADFGVTDKGETLLIEVNDGYSIGAYGLFPPDYARLLASRWAQITGSKDYSIY, encoded by the coding sequence ATGAAAGTCTATATCCTCAAAGATAAATATGGTGAATTTGCCAATCCTAATTGTGCGATCGCGTATGATGGTTTCCGACAGATGGGATGGGAGATCGTGCCATTTAGACAGTCAGATAACCCTCTGCTACCAGATTTAATGCCAGATGATGTGGTAGTCGGATTTATTGAAACCGTTCAGACGGCATTACTCAAGCTGAAACTTACCTTGCCAGATGCAGTTAATTATCCAGATGAATTAGCAGATTTTTTAGGACGCAAGGTGTGGCAATCGCGGATTAATTATATTGCTAAACATCCAGAATTATGGGGCGTTTTCATCAAGCCAGTAACTTCACCAAAAAAATTTAAGGGTAGACTACTTAGCAGTCCTAAAGATTTAATTAGTTGTGGCGATGAATTTGAGGATACCGAAATTTGGTGTTCGGAGTCAGTTAAGTTTTTAGCAGAATGGCGATGTTTCGTTCGTTATGGCGAAATCCTCGGCGTAAAATCTTATGCTGGCGATTGGCGGGTACATTTCGATCCGCAAGTAATCGAAAAGGCGATCGCGGCTTATACTTCTGCACCCGCCGGATATGCAGCAGATTTTGGCGTGACAGATAAAGGCGAAACATTACTCATCGAAGTCAATGATGGTTATTCGATCGGTGCTTATGGTTTATTTCCGCCAGATTACGCACGGTTATTAGCATCGAGATGGGCACAGATAACTGGCTCTAAAGATTATTCGATTTATTGA
- a CDS encoding ATP-grasp domain-containing protein gives MKVYIIQNKDGEFASVNFAVAYDGFRKMGWEIVTFSRQDNTHLDDLTQEDVVVGYIEDVKAAFVRLGIEVPVEINYPDELTVFLGRKIWKSRINYIAKHPEIWNIFIKPTTSTKKFTGRVVRSPKDLISCGDEFEDTEIWCSEPVKFLAEWRCFVRYGEILGVKFYAGDWRVHFDPQVIEKAIAAYTSAPAGYAADFGVTDKGETLLIEVNDGYSIGAYGLFPPDYARLLASRWAQITGSKDYSIY, from the coding sequence ATGAAAGTCTACATCATTCAAAATAAAGATGGCGAATTTGCTAGTGTCAACTTTGCTGTTGCTTATGATGGCTTTCGGAAAATGGGCTGGGAAATCGTCACTTTTAGTAGGCAAGACAATACTCATCTGGACGATCTAACGCAAGAAGACGTTGTGGTAGGATATATTGAAGATGTCAAAGCCGCATTCGTTCGGTTAGGGATTGAAGTCCCTGTAGAGATTAATTATCCCGATGAATTGACAGTTTTTCTGGGTAGAAAAATTTGGAAATCGCGGATTAATTACATTGCCAAACATCCAGAGATTTGGAACATTTTTATTAAGCCAACAACGTCAACTAAAAAATTTACAGGACGAGTAGTTCGCAGTCCTAAAGATTTGATTAGTTGTGGCGATGAATTTGAAGATACCGAGATTTGGTGTTCGGAGCCAGTCAAGTTTTTAGCAGAATGGCGATGTTTCGTTCGTTATGGCGAAATCCTCGGCGTAAAATTTTATGCTGGCGATTGGCGGGTACATTTCGATCCGCAAGTAATCGAAAAAGCGATCGCGGCTTATACTTCTGCACCCGCCGGATATGCAGCAGATTTTGGCGTGACAGATAAAGGCGAAACGTTACTAATCGAAGTCAATGATGGTTATTCGATCGGTGCCTATGGTTTATTTCCGCCAGATTACGCACGGTTATTAGCATCGAGATGGGCACAGATAACTGGCTCTAAAGATTATTCTATTTATTGA
- the nagA gene encoding N-acetylglucosamine-6-phosphate deacetylase — translation MKNYKIANARVPGYAGLQEIAIRDRKIVSIDRFVNLDLQIIDVAGDRISLGGVDLQINGALGLAFPDVQIRDLERLDRICDFLWEQGVDGFLPTIVTTSIENIHRSLAVFTKFMAQQRPDTAQVLGVHLEGPFLNPQKRGAHPEAYLLPLNIKFITDVLGKYTGVVKVITLAPELDRTDSVIPYLKSLGIIVSLGHSVATFEQAELAFAGGASMVTHAFNAMPGLGHREPGLLGAALTQPHVQCGFIADGQHVHPAMLKVLVRAGRYSEGLFLVSDALSPLGLPDGKYPWDDREIEVINGTARLPDGTLSGTTRSLLVGVQNLVKWGVCDIDDAIALATSAPRQAIGQSSSYIGRDANLLRWNYNSDRELNWQRFSI, via the coding sequence ATGAAAAACTACAAAATTGCCAATGCACGAGTACCTGGATACGCCGGATTGCAAGAGATCGCCATTCGCGATCGAAAGATTGTGTCAATCGATCGATTTGTGAATCTCGATCTACAGATTATCGATGTCGCAGGCGATCGGATTTCGCTCGGTGGTGTCGATCTGCAAATTAATGGCGCGCTGGGATTAGCATTTCCCGACGTGCAAATCAGAGATCTAGAGCGACTGGATCGGATCTGTGATTTTCTGTGGGAACAGGGAGTAGATGGATTTTTACCAACGATCGTCACGACTTCGATCGAGAATATCCATCGCTCGCTGGCTGTATTTACCAAATTCATGGCGCAGCAGCGTCCCGATACCGCGCAAGTACTGGGCGTTCACCTCGAGGGGCCATTTCTCAATCCTCAAAAACGGGGCGCACATCCAGAAGCTTACTTACTTCCATTAAACATTAAATTTATTACAGATGTTCTAGGTAAATACACTGGTGTTGTGAAAGTAATCACCCTTGCGCCAGAATTAGATCGGACAGACTCGGTTATCCCTTATCTGAAATCTTTAGGTATTATTGTCAGTTTGGGACACTCAGTGGCAACTTTCGAGCAGGCTGAGCTGGCATTTGCTGGCGGCGCATCGATGGTGACTCATGCTTTTAATGCAATGCCAGGATTAGGCCATCGAGAGCCAGGTTTGCTGGGTGCTGCATTGACTCAACCTCACGTCCAATGCGGATTTATCGCCGACGGACAGCACGTTCATCCAGCGATGTTAAAGGTACTGGTACGAGCGGGTAGATATAGCGAGGGATTATTTTTAGTTAGCGATGCTTTATCTCCATTGGGTTTACCCGACGGTAAATATCCTTGGGACGATCGCGAAATCGAAGTCATTAATGGTACGGCCAGATTACCAGATGGAACGCTTTCTGGCACGACTCGATCGCTGTTAGTCGGCGTTCAAAACTTAGTAAAATGGGGCGTTTGCGATATTGATGACGCGATCGCGCTAGCGACTAGTGCGCCACGCCAAGCAATTGGGCAATCTAGTAGTTATATCGGTCGAGATGCAAATTTATTGCGGTGGAATTATAATTCCGATCGAGAATTGAATTGGCAAAGATTCTCGATCTAA
- a CDS encoding ammonium transporter — protein sequence MVSKISVTQQRRSTDKGVERLLRRLLAINWYRQLSVTWRSCLPIGIAIIVFWNVAAVAQNAPPDAIKMAGELKVNLDTAWVTIAAMLVIFMNAGFCMLETGFCREKNAVNVLAKNLIVFALSSVAFWVIGFGLMFSEGNNFIGTDGFFLMGADNSPATGDAYKGAFTPLNWTGVPLSTKYFFQLAFAGTAATIVSGAVAERIKFVSFLVFSLLLVGLVYPLTGHWIWGGGWLADLGFYDFAGSTVVHAVGGWAALVGAWILGARLGKYNSDGSANAIPGHNMSIATLGCLILWLGWFGFNPGSTMGVSAAIGHIAVTTNTAGAFGGIAATVVAWVVLGKPDLSMIINGVLAGLVAVTASCAWISVPSAAIIGTVGGILVVFAVSFFDKIKIDDPVGATSVHLVNGVWGTLAVGLFSQGDAYGVTPAPKLGLFFNGSFEQLGYQLVGTLAVGVVTVVLCFVFWAILKATLGIRVTQEEEFQGLDISEHGMEAYPGSSLGGSDYSKEIHSGRKSSRDSAEYPEVSGNL from the coding sequence ATGGTTTCAAAAATAAGCGTAACCCAACAGCGTAGATCTACCGACAAAGGCGTCGAGCGTCTACTGAGAAGGCTATTGGCGATTAATTGGTATAGACAACTATCAGTAACTTGGCGTAGTTGCTTGCCAATTGGTATAGCAATTATCGTGTTCTGGAATGTTGCAGCCGTAGCACAGAACGCACCGCCAGATGCAATTAAAATGGCGGGAGAACTCAAAGTCAATCTCGATACGGCTTGGGTGACGATCGCCGCCATGCTCGTCATCTTTATGAATGCTGGTTTCTGCATGTTAGAAACTGGATTTTGCCGTGAGAAAAATGCTGTTAATGTCTTGGCAAAAAACCTGATCGTGTTCGCGCTCTCCAGCGTTGCTTTTTGGGTAATTGGATTCGGCTTGATGTTTAGCGAAGGCAACAACTTCATCGGTACCGATGGTTTCTTCCTCATGGGCGCGGACAACAGCCCTGCAACTGGCGATGCTTACAAGGGGGCATTTACCCCGCTTAATTGGACGGGAGTACCTTTAAGTACTAAATACTTTTTCCAGTTAGCCTTTGCGGGTACGGCAGCCACGATCGTTTCTGGAGCAGTTGCCGAACGGATTAAATTTGTCTCCTTCCTAGTGTTTAGCTTGTTGTTAGTCGGTCTCGTTTATCCGCTTACCGGACACTGGATCTGGGGCGGTGGTTGGTTGGCCGACTTGGGCTTCTATGATTTTGCTGGTTCCACTGTCGTTCACGCCGTCGGCGGTTGGGCTGCTCTAGTTGGAGCGTGGATACTTGGGGCGAGACTTGGTAAATACAATAGTGATGGTAGTGCCAATGCTATCCCAGGTCACAATATGAGTATTGCGACCCTCGGCTGCTTGATTTTGTGGTTGGGATGGTTTGGATTCAACCCTGGCTCGACAATGGGCGTCTCGGCAGCGATCGGACATATTGCCGTAACGACTAATACTGCTGGTGCTTTCGGTGGGATTGCCGCCACAGTCGTCGCTTGGGTCGTACTCGGTAAACCAGATCTATCGATGATTATCAACGGAGTTTTGGCAGGACTGGTGGCTGTAACTGCTTCCTGTGCTTGGATTAGCGTGCCCTCAGCCGCAATTATTGGTACTGTGGGTGGGATCTTAGTTGTGTTTGCAGTTAGCTTCTTCGATAAAATCAAAATCGACGACCCTGTCGGTGCAACTTCCGTGCATTTAGTCAATGGCGTTTGGGGTACTCTCGCTGTCGGTTTATTCAGTCAGGGCGATGCTTACGGCGTTACTCCCGCACCGAAACTTGGTCTCTTTTTTAATGGCAGTTTCGAGCAATTAGGTTATCAATTAGTTGGAACCTTGGCAGTTGGTGTAGTGACAGTCGTTCTGTGCTTTGTCTTCTGGGCGATTCTGAAAGCGACCTTGGGAATTAGGGTTACTCAGGAAGAAGAATTCCAAGGACTGGACATCAGCGAACACGGAATGGAGGCATATCCAGGCTCATCACTCGGTGGTTCTGACTACAGTAAAGAGATTCACTCTGGGCGTAAGTCTAGTCGTGATAGTGCAGAATATCCAGAGGTGAGTGGCAATCTCTAG
- the purE gene encoding 5-(carboxyamino)imidazole ribonucleotide mutase encodes MTSPLIGIIMGSDSDLPTMKAAIEICEQFEISHEVAIVSAHRTPDRMVEYAQTAYQRGLKVIIAGAGGAAHLPGMVAALTPLPVIGVPICTKTLQGVDSLYSIVQMPAGIPVATVAIGNATNAGLLAVQILATHDPELSAQVQSYRRSLKEMVFDKQARLEAVGHHNYFGA; translated from the coding sequence ATGACATCTCCCCTTATTGGCATCATCATGGGCAGCGATTCAGATTTACCAACGATGAAAGCCGCTATCGAAATCTGCGAACAATTTGAGATTTCCCATGAAGTCGCGATTGTCTCCGCGCATCGCACCCCCGATCGAATGGTAGAATATGCCCAAACAGCATACCAACGAGGCTTGAAAGTAATTATTGCTGGTGCGGGTGGTGCAGCTCATTTACCAGGAATGGTAGCTGCTTTGACCCCATTACCAGTAATTGGCGTTCCCATTTGCACCAAGACATTACAAGGAGTTGATTCACTCTACTCGATCGTGCAAATGCCCGCAGGCATCCCCGTGGCGACAGTCGCGATCGGCAATGCGACCAACGCTGGACTACTCGCCGTCCAAATCCTGGCTACTCACGATCCAGAATTATCCGCCCAAGTCCAATCTTATCGACGGAGTCTCAAAGAAATGGTCTTCGACAAGCAAGCTAGGTTAGAAGCGGTCGGCCATCACAATTATTTTGGAGCCTAA
- a CDS encoding C2 family cysteine protease, whose protein sequence is MFDTQNTAQNVLLGSGVQSFGGSVANLDGLDYYKLQVNNRSNVSMSLSGLGGDVNLFLLDSASRQLAASSATGIRSELIKTTLDAGTYFVKVQQATSTTSSPYQITFSNDPLFSTANSTPQSLIINGVRTSYAANSTLTLSTSYVSDSDGWQDVSKVDFWLTDRSNNRIELADVDTFTSHNAASAKFGYSTSLSQLGLAVGAYQLNAVAYDRAGVASNKFTSSAFNVINSAAQNLSISGIQSNYDSTSTLTIAPSFVSDSNGWQDVAKVDFWLTDSGNRRVELADVTSFTGNGLTSARFGYSTSLLGLASGAYKLNAVAIDKANAKSSTFTSSTFNIANSKSQDLEINGVLASYNVDDKLTLGTSYVSDNNGWRDVSKVDFWLTDRSNNRIELADVTSFSSNNLTSAKFGYSTTLTGLVVGNYNLNAVAYDKAGVASSQVMRSFSLTNAAPKTLTLNGINASYDANSTITLAPSFVSDSNGWQDVNNVDFWLTDSKGKRIELADVTSFTSNSLTTAKFDYAANLSQLGLTTGNYNLNAIAYDKSGGVSSRSVKSFAVNNTAPTTLTVNGVKSSYDLNSTLTIDPSFVTDNNGWQDVGKVDFWLTDSLNRRIELADVTSFTSDTAIAAKFGYSTSLAGLAAGNYSLNAVAYDRVGVASNTYAKSLNLVNSAPQTVTLNGLKSVYSKSSILELASSYVSDINGWQDVNKVDFWLTDSKNNRIELADVTSFTANGTNLAKFDYSTSLSALGLAAGDYNLNAVAYDKTGAASTRVSQLFNLSATLDWFDLNLKDVGVVGLARSKAADGQLDRNDLLSIFRDVQDGSVVDTSELTDLKSLMATTTPFSISDPVRYLSNKLVTDAYANINTTNFEASLGKWFLGTVAPTPTFTSSGKTTNFIYTRFQGPLFGTNTSARIGGIDQRSFGNCVLLAALGATFAPQSNDAGNSISKTINDMLLDNGDNTYTVRFFTQDLKAEWVTVDNRLATTDGKNLFGTSNKDGLWAPIIEKACAQWREFNEGSSTRTGWDIIGNGDYLDDGLQRVTGRAARNYYTGGGSWDFSFNLIKDSLSAGKAILSAGVPSVNGLNLISGHAYTVTNAYISNTGEQRVVVRNPWGIDYAWSGAADGNNDGFLDLSYDQFRTFGYITIA, encoded by the coding sequence ATGTTTGACACTCAAAATACCGCTCAAAACGTCTTGCTTGGCTCTGGCGTCCAATCTTTTGGTGGATCTGTTGCTAACCTTGATGGACTAGACTACTACAAGCTCCAAGTTAATAATCGCTCCAATGTGAGCATGAGTCTGTCAGGACTCGGCGGCGATGTCAATCTTTTTTTATTAGATAGTGCCTCCAGACAATTAGCAGCTTCAAGTGCTACTGGCATTCGATCGGAGTTAATTAAAACCACACTCGATGCTGGAACCTACTTTGTTAAAGTTCAGCAAGCTACGTCTACAACTAGCTCGCCATATCAAATTACTTTTTCTAACGATCCGCTGTTTAGCACTGCCAATAGCACGCCGCAAAGTCTCATTATTAATGGTGTGAGAACTAGCTATGCGGCTAATTCTACCCTCACACTCTCTACCAGTTATGTATCGGATAGCGATGGCTGGCAGGATGTTAGTAAAGTAGATTTTTGGTTGACAGATAGATCGAATAATCGGATTGAATTAGCTGATGTCGATACTTTTACCTCTCATAACGCCGCATCAGCGAAGTTTGGTTATTCGACTAGTTTAAGCCAATTAGGATTGGCAGTTGGAGCATATCAGTTAAATGCGGTAGCATACGATCGGGCTGGAGTGGCTAGCAATAAATTCACATCGAGTGCTTTTAATGTTATCAATAGCGCGGCGCAAAATTTAAGTATTAGTGGTATCCAATCTAATTATGATTCCACTTCGACACTGACGATCGCTCCGAGTTTTGTAAGCGACAGTAATGGTTGGCAAGATGTTGCTAAAGTAGATTTTTGGTTGACTGACTCTGGTAATAGACGGGTAGAGTTAGCTGATGTTACTAGTTTTACTGGTAATGGCCTGACTTCTGCTCGATTCGGCTATTCTACTAGTTTGCTTGGATTAGCCTCTGGTGCGTATAAGTTAAATGCAGTTGCGATCGATAAAGCTAACGCCAAGAGTAGCACCTTTACATCGAGTACTTTTAATATCGCCAATAGCAAGTCTCAAGACTTAGAAATTAATGGCGTTCTTGCTAGCTATAATGTTGACGACAAGCTAACTCTAGGTACCAGCTATGTGTCGGATAATAATGGCTGGCGAGATGTTAGCAAAGTAGATTTTTGGTTGACCGATAGATCGAATAATCGGATTGAATTAGCTGATGTTACTAGTTTCTCATCTAATAATCTCACCTCGGCTAAGTTTGGTTATTCTACCACTTTGACTGGATTGGTAGTTGGTAACTATAACTTAAATGCAGTGGCTTATGACAAGGCTGGTGTCGCTAGCAGCCAAGTTATGCGGTCTTTTAGCTTGACTAATGCTGCTCCAAAAACTCTGACACTAAACGGTATTAATGCTAGCTATGATGCTAATTCGACAATAACGCTCGCTCCGAGTTTTGTATCCGATAGTAATGGTTGGCAAGATGTTAATAATGTCGATTTCTGGTTGACAGATTCTAAAGGCAAACGGATCGAACTAGCTGACGTTACTAGTTTTACCAGCAATAGTCTGACTACTGCTAAATTTGACTATGCTGCCAATCTGAGTCAGTTAGGTTTGACTACTGGTAACTATAACTTGAATGCGATCGCGTATGACAAGTCAGGAGGGGTTAGCAGTCGATCGGTGAAATCTTTTGCGGTCAATAATACCGCACCAACAACTCTGACAGTTAACGGTGTTAAATCCAGCTACGATCTCAATTCAACACTGACTATCGATCCGAGTTTTGTCACAGATAATAACGGTTGGCAGGATGTTGGTAAAGTAGATTTCTGGTTGACTGACTCCCTCAATCGACGGATTGAATTAGCCGATGTTACTAGTTTTACCTCAGATACTGCGATCGCTGCTAAATTTGGATATTCGACTAGTTTAGCTGGATTGGCAGCAGGTAATTATAGTTTAAATGCTGTTGCTTACGATCGAGTGGGAGTAGCTAGCAATACATATGCCAAATCTCTGAATTTGGTAAATAGCGCGCCCCAAACTGTGACTCTTAATGGTCTCAAATCTGTCTATAGCAAGTCTTCTATTCTGGAACTCGCATCTAGCTATGTATCGGATATTAACGGCTGGCAAGACGTTAATAAAGTAGATTTTTGGTTGACCGATAGCAAGAATAATCGGATTGAATTGGCTGATGTGACTAGCTTTACTGCCAATGGTACTAATTTAGCTAAGTTTGATTACTCAACTAGTTTGAGTGCTTTAGGATTGGCGGCTGGTGACTATAATTTAAATGCCGTTGCTTATGACAAAACTGGGGCAGCTAGCACTAGAGTCTCGCAGCTATTTAATCTTTCTGCGACGCTAGACTGGTTCGATCTCAATCTCAAAGATGTGGGTGTCGTTGGTTTAGCTCGGAGCAAAGCTGCTGACGGACAACTCGATCGTAACGATCTGTTGTCGATTTTCCGCGATGTGCAAGATGGTAGTGTCGTCGATACTTCTGAGCTAACCGATCTCAAGAGTTTGATGGCTACTACTACGCCATTTTCGATCTCCGATCCCGTTCGCTACTTATCTAATAAGTTAGTCACAGATGCCTACGCCAATATCAATACCACCAACTTCGAGGCGAGTCTGGGTAAATGGTTCTTAGGTACCGTCGCACCAACACCAACATTTACCAGTAGCGGTAAAACCACAAATTTCATCTATACACGGTTCCAAGGGCCTTTATTTGGCACTAATACCAGCGCGCGGATCGGTGGCATCGATCAACGAAGTTTTGGAAATTGCGTACTCCTGGCAGCATTGGGTGCCACATTCGCACCGCAATCTAATGATGCGGGGAATAGTATTAGCAAAACCATTAATGACATGTTGCTCGATAATGGTGACAATACCTATACCGTTCGGTTCTTTACTCAAGATCTCAAAGCTGAATGGGTGACTGTCGATAATCGCCTCGCGACTACCGATGGTAAAAATCTATTTGGCACTAGTAACAAAGACGGTTTGTGGGCACCAATTATTGAAAAAGCTTGCGCTCAGTGGCGAGAATTTAATGAGGGTTCTAGCACCAGAACCGGATGGGATATTATCGGCAATGGCGATTATCTAGACGATGGACTCCAGCGCGTTACGGGACGTGCTGCTCGCAACTACTATACAGGCGGGGGTAGCTGGGATTTCAGCTTTAATTTAATTAAAGACTCTCTTTCTGCTGGTAAGGCAATTCTGTCAGCAGGCGTTCCCTCTGTAAATGGGCTAAATCTGATTAGCGGCCATGCTTATACCGTTACCAATGCCTATATTAGCAATACTGGCGAGCAACGCGTTGTAGTTCGCAATCCTTGGGGTATTGACTATGCTTGGAGTGGGGCTGCCGATGGTAACAATGATGGATTTCTCGATCTCTCATACGACCAATTCCGCACTTTCGGCTATATTACGATCGCTTAA
- a CDS encoding serine protease — MKTWLVTCGIVTPLVIILPAAAIAPTEVSRIAKSVTVAIKTPDERGSGAIIDRNGNTYTVLTAAHVVKKTGSQYTIELSDGQKYPVSARQISPTGNIDLAIVKFQSDRTYPVVKIGNSNDAVEGSLAYVAGFPLETAAISQSVYTFSDGKITANSSKPFSNGYSIVYSCNTLPGMSGGPVLNDRGELIAVHGRGDIQENKATANANVFVKTGFNLGIPANTFVQIAGSMGVKIGGKTAPVIATQPRTTTADDFFVTAATKFRQGDYPGAIQGFDRAIATKPNYTAAYIARAEANLYLDNEEEVIRDANRALNLNPRSDDAYALRGGGKIGIGDAKGAFADLDRAIALNPRNPRGYFYRGFGQMQYGDPTQALQSIDKALAIDPNLSDAYAVRAVAKYLLGEPQAAESDFARALQINANNFLAYVYRGFIRVVAGKKETGFADLQKAIAISPKNAIGYSLRGQAYANTGDYARAISEYNRALQIKPNYGSAYANRGVAHMQQQNFKQGLADVEKALKLNPSNETAYQGRAIYYINQKDFRRSLADATRASQINGASPDSYVIQGVSYIGLGNRERAKIALQKAAQLYEKRGNRGKDYQDTLALLKLLS; from the coding sequence ATGAAAACTTGGCTTGTCACCTGTGGAATTGTCACTCCATTAGTTATTATCTTGCCTGCGGCGGCGATCGCGCCTACCGAAGTATCAAGAATTGCTAAAAGCGTGACTGTGGCGATTAAAACGCCGGATGAGCGCGGATCTGGAGCAATTATCGATCGCAATGGGAATACTTATACCGTCCTCACCGCCGCTCACGTCGTCAAAAAAACTGGTAGCCAATATACGATCGAATTGAGCGACGGCCAAAAATATCCCGTCAGCGCGCGCCAAATTTCACCGACTGGCAATATCGATTTAGCCATCGTCAAGTTTCAGAGCGATCGCACCTATCCAGTCGTCAAGATTGGCAACTCCAATGATGCAGTAGAAGGCTCTTTGGCATATGTAGCCGGATTTCCGCTCGAAACTGCGGCAATTTCCCAATCGGTTTACACCTTTAGCGATGGCAAGATTACCGCCAATAGTTCTAAACCATTTAGTAATGGTTACTCGATCGTCTATAGCTGTAATACATTACCTGGCATGAGTGGCGGCCCCGTATTAAACGATCGCGGCGAATTAATTGCCGTCCATGGTAGAGGCGACATCCAAGAAAATAAAGCTACTGCAAACGCCAACGTTTTTGTCAAAACTGGGTTTAACTTGGGCATACCCGCCAATACATTCGTGCAAATTGCCGGGAGCATGGGTGTCAAAATTGGCGGCAAAACCGCACCAGTTATTGCCACTCAACCGCGCACTACTACCGCCGACGACTTCTTTGTCACCGCAGCCACCAAATTTCGCCAAGGAGACTATCCTGGAGCCATTCAGGGGTTCGATCGCGCGATCGCCACTAAGCCCAATTATACGGCGGCTTATATTGCCAGAGCCGAAGCTAATTTATATTTAGACAATGAAGAAGAAGTAATTCGCGACGCCAATCGTGCTTTGAACTTAAATCCCCGTTCTGATGATGCCTATGCCCTCAGAGGGGGTGGCAAAATTGGGATTGGCGATGCCAAAGGAGCCTTTGCCGATCTAGACCGAGCCATTGCCCTCAATCCGCGCAATCCCCGTGGCTATTTCTATCGCGGTTTCGGACAGATGCAGTATGGCGATCCCACTCAAGCACTGCAATCGATCGACAAGGCGTTAGCGATCGATCCCAATCTCAGCGATGCTTATGCGGTGCGCGCAGTTGCCAAATATCTCCTGGGCGAACCCCAAGCTGCGGAATCAGATTTCGCGCGCGCGCTCCAAATCAATGCCAATAATTTCCTCGCTTACGTTTATCGCGGCTTTATTAGAGTAGTTGCGGGTAAAAAAGAAACTGGTTTTGCGGATCTGCAAAAAGCGATCGCCATCAGCCCCAAAAATGCGATCGGTTATAGCTTGCGCGGACAAGCTTATGCGAACACTGGCGACTATGCGCGGGCGATCTCCGAATATAACCGCGCTCTTCAAATCAAGCCTAACTATGGCAGTGCCTATGCTAATCGGGGTGTTGCTCACATGCAACAGCAGAATTTCAAGCAGGGTCTGGCAGATGTCGAAAAGGCACTCAAGCTCAATCCTAGTAACGAAACTGCCTATCAAGGGCGTGCGATCTACTATATCAATCAAAAAGATTTCCGCCGATCGCTCGCCGATGCTACTCGCGCCAGCCAAATTAATGGCGCATCCCCCGATTCTTATGTGATTCAAGGCGTATCCTATATCGGACTGGGCAACCGCGAGCGGGCTAAAATTGCTTTACAAAAAGCAGCGCAACTTTATGAAAAACGTGGCAATCGCGGCAAAGATTATCAAGACACGCTCGCGCTGTTGAAATTGTTATCTTAA